In bacterium YEK0313, one genomic interval encodes:
- the pheS gene encoding Phenylalanine--tRNA ligase alpha subunit translates to MTDLASLENDLMAAVAAASDEAALEAVRVGALGKKGSVSALLATLGKMAPDERKTAGAAINALKDKVSEALGARRDVLKAAALDARLAAETVDVTLATRESPAEAGRIHPLSQVFDELTAIFADMGFSIAEGPDIETDDLNFTKLNFPLGHPAREMHDTFFFNPKPDGERMLLRTHTSPVQVRTMLAQKPPIRVICPGRTYRIDSDATHTPQFHQVEGLVIDKGSHLGHLRWILEEFCKAFFEVDQVKMRFRPSFFPFTEPSLEVDIQCNRQGGEIRFGEGEDWLEILGCGMVHPNVIRNCGLDPDVYQGFAWGMGIDRIAMLKYGISDLRQFFEADVRWQAHYGFRPLDLPTLAGGLSS, encoded by the coding sequence ATGACCGATCTCGCCTCCCTCGAAAACGATCTCATGGCGGCCGTCGCCGCCGCTTCCGACGAGGCTGCGCTCGAAGCCGTGCGCGTCGGCGCGCTCGGCAAGAAGGGCTCCGTCTCGGCGCTGCTCGCCACTCTCGGCAAGATGGCGCCCGACGAGCGCAAGACCGCCGGTGCCGCCATCAACGCGCTGAAGGACAAGGTGAGCGAGGCGCTCGGCGCCCGCCGCGACGTGCTCAAGGCGGCCGCCCTCGATGCCCGGCTCGCCGCCGAGACCGTCGACGTGACGCTTGCAACGCGCGAAAGCCCGGCCGAAGCCGGCCGCATCCATCCCCTGAGCCAGGTCTTCGACGAGCTCACCGCGATCTTCGCCGATATGGGCTTCTCGATCGCCGAAGGGCCGGACATCGAGACCGACGATCTCAACTTCACCAAGCTGAACTTCCCGCTCGGCCATCCGGCCCGCGAGATGCACGACACTTTCTTCTTCAATCCGAAGCCGGACGGCGAGCGGATGCTGCTGCGCACCCATACGAGCCCGGTGCAGGTGCGCACCATGCTGGCGCAGAAGCCGCCGATCCGGGTGATCTGCCCGGGGCGGACCTATCGCATCGATTCGGACGCGACCCACACCCCGCAGTTCCACCAGGTCGAGGGCCTCGTCATCGACAAGGGCAGCCATCTCGGCCATCTGCGCTGGATCCTCGAAGAGTTCTGCAAGGCCTTCTTCGAGGTCGACCAGGTGAAGATGCGCTTCCGGCCCTCGTTCTTCCCGTTCACCGAGCCCTCCCTCGAGGTCGACATCCAGTGCAACCGCCAGGGCGGCGAGATCCGCTTCGGCGAGGGCGAGGATTGGCTCGAAATCCTCGGCTGCGGCATGGTGCACCCGAACGTCATCCGCAATTGCGGGCTCGATCCCGACGTCTACCAGGGCTTCGCCTGGGGCATGGGCATCGACCGCATCGCCATGCTGAAATACGGCATCAGCGATCTCAGGCAGTTCTTCGAGGCGGATGTGCGCTGGCAGGCGCATTACGGCTTCCGCCCGCTCGACCTGCCGACCCTCGCCGGCGGGCTCTCCTCGTGA
- the tsaM1 gene encoding Toluene-4-sulfonate monooxygenase system iron-sulfur subunit TsaM1, with amino-acid sequence MQGLTAELIKGLWYVAAPGRDLKPGKLLNKTLVGQPVLMGRAANGEVFAIRDHCPHRGIPLRYGQFDGESIQCCYHGWRFDTSGTCVEIPSLREGQQMDLTKIKCGSYPCVERQGLIWIFFAKDGETPAEAGQPEPPLMPDFAADTRPGFHIMLPFHCSVDHAAFGLMDPTHAAYVHTSWWFKKGAKKLRPKEKKFAPSELGWSMVRHELPPQNIAYKLLGTPVTTEISYMLPGLRIENIRGAKYQATGLTALTPVNEGETEVHQFFWVSASWMSALRPLFEHLMRVFLDQDRRVVIQQREGLVHHPNLMLINDADTQARWWMRVKDAFLKAQADGKPFENPLRPMTLRWRS; translated from the coding sequence ATGCAGGGACTGACAGCCGAACTGATCAAGGGTCTCTGGTACGTCGCGGCCCCCGGCCGCGACCTCAAGCCCGGCAAGCTCCTGAACAAGACCCTGGTCGGCCAGCCGGTGCTGATGGGCCGGGCCGCCAATGGCGAGGTCTTCGCCATCCGCGACCATTGCCCGCATCGCGGCATCCCGCTGCGCTACGGCCAGTTCGACGGCGAGAGCATCCAGTGCTGCTATCACGGCTGGCGCTTCGACACGTCGGGCACCTGCGTCGAGATCCCGTCGCTGCGCGAGGGCCAGCAGATGGACCTGACCAAGATCAAATGCGGCTCCTACCCCTGCGTCGAGCGCCAGGGCCTGATCTGGATCTTCTTTGCCAAGGACGGCGAGACGCCGGCCGAGGCCGGCCAGCCCGAGCCGCCGCTGATGCCGGATTTTGCCGCCGACACCCGGCCCGGCTTCCACATCATGCTGCCGTTCCACTGCTCGGTGGACCATGCCGCCTTCGGCCTGATGGACCCGACGCACGCGGCCTATGTGCACACCTCCTGGTGGTTCAAGAAGGGCGCGAAGAAGCTGCGGCCGAAGGAGAAGAAGTTCGCGCCGTCCGAGCTCGGCTGGTCGATGGTCCGCCACGAGCTGCCGCCGCAGAACATCGCCTACAAGCTGCTCGGCACGCCTGTCACCACCGAGATCAGCTACATGCTGCCCGGCCTGAGGATCGAGAACATCCGCGGTGCCAAATACCAGGCGACCGGCCTCACCGCCCTGACGCCGGTCAACGAGGGGGAGACGGAAGTGCACCAGTTCTTCTGGGTCTCGGCCTCGTGGATGTCGGCCCTGAGGCCGCTGTTCGAACATCTCATGCGGGTCTTCCTCGACCAGGACCGGCGCGTGGTGATCCAGCAGCGCGAGGGCCTCGTACATCACCCGAACCTGATGCTGATCAACGACGCCGACACGCAGGCGCGCTGGTGGATGCGGGTCAAGGACGCCTTCCTGAAGGCCCAGGCCGACGGCAAGCCGTTCGAAAACCCGCTGAGGCCCATGACGCTGCGCTGGCGCAGCTGA
- the rplT gene encoding 50S ribosomal protein L20, with amino-acid sequence MARVKRGVTAHAKHKKTLKAAAGFRGRRKNTIRAAKAAVDKSMQYATRDRRVKKRNFRALWIQRINAAVREHGLTYSRFIAGLIGAGIAVDRKVLADLAVTAPEGFTALVEKAKGSLPAAS; translated from the coding sequence ATGGCCCGCGTCAAACGGGGCGTTACCGCCCACGCCAAGCATAAGAAGACCCTGAAGGCCGCCGCCGGCTTCCGCGGTCGTCGCAAGAACACCATCCGCGCCGCGAAGGCTGCCGTCGACAAGTCGATGCAGTACGCCACGCGCGACCGCCGCGTGAAGAAGCGCAATTTCCGCGCCCTCTGGATCCAGCGCATCAACGCTGCGGTCCGCGAGCACGGCCTCACCTATTCGCGTTTCATCGCCGGCCTGATCGGCGCCGGCATCGCCGTCGACCGCAAGGTCCTGGCGGACCTCGCCGTCACCGCCCCGGAAGGCTTTACGGCCCTGGTCGAAAAGGCCAAGGGTTCGCTGCCGGCAGCTTCCTGA
- the rpmI gene encoding 50S ribosomal protein L35, with product MPKMKTKSGAKKRFSLTATGKVKYTQSGKRHGMIKRTTKQIREHRGTAILFESDGYNVKKYFLPNG from the coding sequence ATGCCCAAGATGAAGACCAAATCGGGCGCCAAGAAGCGCTTCTCGCTGACCGCGACCGGCAAGGTGAAATACACCCAGTCCGGCAAGCGTCACGGCATGATCAAGCGGACGACCAAGCAGATCCGCGAACATCGCGGCACTGCCATCCTGTTCGAATCCGACGGCTACAACGTCAAGAAGTACTTCCTGCCGAACGGCTGA
- a CDS encoding Tripartite tricarboxylate transporter family receptor codes for MTDAMPTRRAAMAGLAAAGLLPAAAARAQQYPTRPVRWIVGYPAGGGTDVLARLLGAAMSPTLGQQMVIENRPGAATNLAAGETARSEPDGHTVFTAGIETLVYNPALYKKLPFDPDKDFRPVGLTARFHLLLTVKRDSTLTSARDLVARAKAVPGTLNYGSPGLGSPHHLAMERLLKETGAKLTHVPYRGMAPVINDMLAGVMEVGFVDFAAGRSVLSDGTLRPIAVASATRLPALPNVPTVIEALGLDRFEAYAWQGVVVPARTPDPVVARLAEVMAAALKQDQVRQRMVEIGLDPLTGGPAEFNALMKADRNVWWPIIQSLGITLE; via the coding sequence ATGACCGATGCCATGCCTACCCGCCGCGCCGCCATGGCGGGCCTTGCCGCCGCCGGCCTCCTGCCGGCCGCGGCCGCCCGCGCGCAGCAATATCCGACGCGCCCGGTGCGCTGGATCGTGGGCTATCCGGCCGGCGGCGGCACCGACGTGCTGGCGCGCCTGCTCGGCGCCGCCATGTCGCCGACGCTCGGCCAGCAAATGGTGATCGAGAACCGCCCGGGCGCGGCCACCAACCTCGCGGCCGGCGAAACCGCCCGGTCCGAGCCCGACGGCCATACCGTGTTCACCGCCGGCATCGAGACGCTCGTCTACAATCCCGCGCTCTACAAGAAGCTGCCTTTCGACCCCGACAAGGATTTCCGGCCTGTCGGCCTCACCGCGCGCTTCCACCTGCTGCTGACGGTGAAGAGGGATTCGACACTGACCAGCGCCCGCGATCTCGTCGCGCGGGCCAAGGCCGTGCCCGGCACGCTCAACTATGGTTCGCCCGGGCTCGGCTCGCCGCATCATCTCGCCATGGAGCGGCTTCTGAAGGAGACTGGCGCAAAGCTCACCCACGTGCCCTATCGCGGCATGGCGCCGGTCATCAACGACATGCTGGCGGGGGTCATGGAGGTCGGTTTCGTCGACTTCGCCGCCGGCCGCAGCGTCCTCTCCGACGGCACCCTGCGTCCGATCGCGGTCGCCTCCGCGACGCGCCTGCCCGCCTTGCCCAATGTGCCGACGGTGATCGAGGCGCTCGGCCTCGACCGTTTCGAGGCCTATGCCTGGCAGGGCGTGGTAGTGCCCGCCAGGACGCCCGACCCGGTCGTCGCGCGGCTCGCCGAGGTGATGGCCGCCGCGCTGAAGCAGGACCAGGTGCGCCAGCGCATGGTGGAGATCGGGCTCGACCCGCTGACCGGCGGCCCGGCCGAGTTCAACGCGCTGATGAAGGCGGACCGCAACGTCTGGTGGCCGATCATCCAGAGTCTCGGCATCACCCTGGAGTGA
- the ccrA2_2 gene encoding Crotonyl-CoA reductase codes for MAAEAHARPTVPLKDLYEFGEVPPLGHVPATMYAWAIRKDRHGPPEQSFKVEVVPTWTLGEEEVLIYVMAGGVNYNGVWAGLGQPVSPFDGHKHPFHIAGSDASGVVWAVGSKVKRWKVGDEVIVHCNQDDGDDEECNGGDPMFSSSQRIWGYETPDGSFAQFCRVQSRQLMQKPKHLPWEEAACYTLTLATAYRMLFGHPPHTLKPGDNVLVWGASGGLGVFAVQLAAAAGANPIGVISDESKRDYVMQLGAKGVINRKDFACWGQMPTVNSEEYAAWLKEARKFGKAIWDITGKKDVDIVFEHPGEATFPVSCLVAKRGGMVVFCAGTSGFNITFDARYVWMRQKRIQGSHFAHLKQAAAANQFVLDRRVDPCMSELFPWDKIPAAHALMLNNKHAPGNMAVLVNSPRPGLRTLDDVIEANSR; via the coding sequence ATGGCCGCCGAAGCTCACGCTCGCCCCACAGTTCCGCTGAAGGATCTCTACGAGTTCGGTGAGGTCCCGCCGCTCGGCCATGTACCGGCCACCATGTATGCCTGGGCCATCCGCAAGGACCGCCACGGCCCGCCCGAGCAGTCCTTCAAGGTCGAGGTGGTGCCGACCTGGACGCTCGGCGAGGAAGAGGTGCTCATCTATGTGATGGCTGGCGGCGTCAACTATAACGGCGTCTGGGCTGGCCTCGGCCAGCCGGTCTCGCCGTTCGACGGCCACAAGCATCCCTTCCACATTGCCGGCTCGGATGCATCCGGCGTGGTCTGGGCCGTCGGCTCCAAGGTCAAGCGCTGGAAGGTCGGCGACGAGGTCATCGTCCACTGCAACCAGGACGACGGCGACGACGAGGAGTGCAATGGTGGCGATCCGATGTTCTCCTCGTCCCAGCGGATCTGGGGCTACGAGACGCCGGACGGCTCCTTTGCCCAGTTCTGCCGCGTTCAGTCACGCCAGCTCATGCAGAAGCCGAAGCACCTGCCCTGGGAAGAGGCGGCCTGCTACACGCTGACGCTCGCCACCGCCTACCGCATGCTGTTCGGCCATCCGCCGCACACGCTGAAGCCCGGCGACAACGTGCTCGTCTGGGGCGCTTCGGGCGGGCTCGGCGTGTTCGCGGTCCAGCTCGCCGCCGCCGCCGGCGCCAATCCGATCGGCGTCATCTCGGACGAGTCGAAGCGCGACTACGTCATGCAGCTCGGCGCCAAGGGCGTGATCAACCGCAAGGATTTCGCCTGCTGGGGCCAGATGCCGACGGTCAATTCCGAGGAATATGCCGCCTGGCTGAAGGAAGCCCGCAAGTTCGGCAAGGCGATCTGGGACATTACCGGCAAGAAGGACGTCGACATCGTCTTCGAGCATCCGGGCGAGGCGACCTTCCCGGTCTCCTGCCTCGTTGCCAAGCGCGGCGGCATGGTGGTGTTCTGCGCCGGTACGTCGGGCTTCAACATCACCTTCGACGCCCGCTATGTCTGGATGCGCCAGAAGCGCATCCAGGGCAGCCATTTCGCCCATCTGAAACAGGCCGCAGCCGCCAACCAGTTCGTGCTCGACCGGCGGGTCGATCCGTGCATGAGCGAGCTGTTCCCCTGGGACAAGATCCCGGCGGCCCATGCGCTGATGCTCAACAACAAGCACGCGCCCGGCAACATGGCCGTGCTGGTCAATTCACCGCGGCCCGGTCTGCGCACCCTCGACGACGTGATCGAGGCGAACAGCCGCTGA